One genomic segment of Rivularia sp. PCC 7116 includes these proteins:
- a CDS encoding metallophosphoesterase, whose translation MSLNFRFAIASDLHVALPHTIWDHPSRFHLVEVSIPAFDIVLEHLTQLDLDFLLLPGDLTQHGEPENHTWLQERLAKLPFPSYVIPGNHDVPVLHANEQSIAFKDFPQFYRKFGYENTEQLYYTCELLPNVRLIALNSNNFDSQGNQIGYVNNEQLSWLKEVLAAANEELILVMIHHNVVEHLPNQARHPMASRYMLSNAPQLLQILRRYKVQLVFTGHLHIQDIAHQDNVYDITTGSLVSYPHPYRILEYSQDNRGQEKLQISSHKVESVSNFPDLQQSSKKWMCDRSFPFMIKLLTLPPLNLPQDKAEELAPTLRNFWASIADGDASFEFPEFPEKVRHHFEKYSAMTPDGHRTFIDNHSTLLL comes from the coding sequence ATGAGTCTAAATTTCCGCTTTGCTATCGCCAGCGATTTACACGTTGCGCTTCCCCATACTATATGGGATCATCCAAGTCGGTTTCACCTTGTAGAAGTTAGTATCCCGGCTTTTGATATTGTATTAGAACATTTGACACAACTAGATTTAGATTTTCTTTTACTACCGGGGGATTTAACTCAACACGGCGAACCAGAAAATCATACTTGGTTGCAAGAGCGTTTGGCAAAGCTACCTTTTCCAAGTTACGTGATACCGGGCAATCATGATGTGCCGGTGCTACATGCTAATGAGCAGTCAATTGCTTTTAAGGACTTTCCGCAGTTTTACCGAAAATTTGGTTACGAAAATACAGAACAGCTTTACTACACTTGTGAATTGCTGCCAAATGTGAGGTTAATTGCTCTTAATTCTAATAATTTCGATAGCCAAGGCAATCAAATAGGATACGTAAACAACGAACAATTAAGTTGGTTGAAAGAAGTTTTAGCAGCAGCCAATGAAGAATTAATTTTGGTAATGATTCACCATAATGTAGTTGAGCATTTACCAAATCAAGCCCGCCATCCGATGGCGAGCCGCTATATGTTAAGCAACGCACCCCAACTTTTGCAAATTCTCCGACGCTACAAAGTTCAATTAGTTTTCACGGGGCATTTACATATACAAGATATAGCTCACCAAGATAATGTGTATGATATCACTACAGGTTCCTTGGTTAGCTATCCCCATCCCTACCGCATATTAGAATATTCTCAGGATAATCGCGGACAAGAGAAGTTACAAATATCATCTCATAAAGTAGAATCGGTATCTAATTTCCCAGATTTACAGCAGAGTTCCAAAAAATGGATGTGCGATCGCAGTTTTCCTTTCATGATCAAACTGCTGACTTTACCACCACTTAATCTTCCCCAAGACAAAGCAGAAGAATTAGCTCCTACATTAAGAAATTTTTGGGCGAGTATTGCAGATGGAGACGCGTCGTTTGAATTTCCCGAATTTCCCGAAAAAGTACGCCACCACTTCGAGAAATACAGCGCCATGACTCCCGATGGACATCGGACTTTTATCGACAATCATTCAACATTGCTGCTTTAA
- the guaA gene encoding glutamine-hydrolyzing GMP synthase, with protein sequence MKTAVTLLKQEASQAQKVELERQLNRQMIAILDFGSQYSELIARRIRETQVYSEVLSYRTTAEQLRELNPQGIILSGGPSSVYDAKAPSCDPEIWNLGIPILGVCYGMQLMVQQLGGEVQKSERGEYGKAALHIDEPINLLANVEDGTTMWMSHGDSVLKMPAGFELLAHTANTPCAAIANPNKKLYGVQFHPEVVHSVGGLSLIRNFVYEICKSEPTWTTDAFVEESIREIRAKVGSKRVLLALSGGVDSSTLAFLLHKAIGEQLTCVFIDQGFMRKLEPERLVKLFSEQFHIPVEYVNARERFIGALAGVTDPEEKRRIIGHEFIRVFEETSKELGPFDYLAQGTLYPDVIESADTNVDQKTGERVAVKIKSHHNVGGLPKDLRFKLVEPLRKLFKDEVRKVGRCVGLPQEIVQRQPFPGPGLAIRIIGEVTAQRLNILRDADLIVRQEINRNNLYSEYWQAFAVLLPIRSVGVMGDQRTYAYPIVLRIVTSEDGMTADWARVPYDILEVISNRIVNEVKGVNRVVFDITSKPPGTIEWE encoded by the coding sequence ATGAAAACAGCGGTGACTCTACTGAAACAAGAAGCTTCTCAAGCTCAGAAAGTAGAATTAGAAAGACAACTAAACCGTCAAATGATTGCGATTCTCGATTTTGGTTCTCAGTATTCCGAACTGATTGCTCGTAGAATCAGAGAGACTCAAGTCTATTCAGAAGTTCTTTCCTATCGCACCACAGCCGAACAACTCCGCGAGCTTAATCCCCAAGGAATAATTCTTTCGGGTGGACCGAGTTCGGTTTATGATGCTAAAGCTCCTTCCTGCGACCCCGAAATATGGAATCTGGGGATTCCGATTTTGGGAGTTTGTTATGGTATGCAGCTAATGGTGCAGCAACTCGGTGGAGAAGTGCAAAAGTCTGAACGAGGAGAGTATGGAAAGGCTGCTCTACATATAGACGAGCCCATTAATTTGCTTGCCAATGTCGAAGACGGTACTACCATGTGGATGAGTCATGGGGATTCCGTACTTAAAATGCCTGCTGGATTTGAGCTATTAGCTCATACCGCTAATACTCCTTGTGCTGCGATCGCTAATCCCAACAAGAAACTCTACGGGGTACAGTTTCATCCAGAAGTAGTACATTCAGTTGGTGGATTATCGCTAATTCGTAATTTTGTATACGAAATCTGTAAGAGCGAACCGACTTGGACAACCGATGCCTTTGTAGAAGAATCTATTCGTGAAATTCGCGCTAAAGTAGGCAGCAAGAGAGTACTGTTAGCTCTTAGTGGAGGGGTTGATTCTTCAACTCTGGCATTTCTATTGCATAAAGCAATCGGAGAACAGTTAACTTGCGTCTTTATCGATCAAGGCTTCATGCGGAAACTGGAGCCGGAACGCTTAGTCAAGTTATTTTCGGAACAGTTTCATATTCCGGTTGAATATGTAAATGCTCGCGAACGCTTTATTGGAGCCTTGGCTGGAGTCACCGATCCTGAAGAAAAACGGCGCATCATTGGGCATGAGTTTATCAGGGTATTTGAGGAGACATCGAAAGAACTTGGTCCCTTTGATTATCTAGCCCAAGGAACCTTGTATCCCGACGTGATTGAATCGGCAGATACTAATGTCGATCAAAAAACAGGAGAACGAGTAGCAGTCAAAATCAAAAGCCATCACAACGTTGGTGGTTTGCCCAAAGACTTACGTTTCAAGTTGGTTGAACCCCTGCGAAAACTTTTTAAAGACGAAGTTCGCAAAGTTGGACGTTGCGTTGGTTTACCTCAAGAAATTGTGCAGCGGCAACCTTTCCCTGGGCCAGGTCTAGCAATTCGTATTATTGGAGAAGTAACCGCACAAAGGCTGAACATTTTACGAGATGCTGACTTAATCGTGCGTCAGGAGATTAATCGTAATAACCTCTATAGTGAATATTGGCAGGCTTTTGCAGTATTGCTACCCATTCGTAGTGTTGGTGTTATGGGCGACCAACGCACATACGCTTATCCGATAGTATTACGCATAGTTACCAGCGAAGATGGAATGACAGCAGACTGGGCAAGAGTACCCTATGACATACTCGAAGTCATTTCAAATCGGATTGTCAATGAGGTAAAAGGTGTTAACAGGGTAGTCTTTGATATTACATCTAAGCCCCCCGGAACAATTGAATGGGAATAG
- a CDS encoding URC4/urg3 family protein: protein MEKSTREKIDYLRSPLAIRERCGQLYDYVIKGESQFFACDSTRLEEVADYVTKVMQDEYPNLQIPFHSRWQHFTAGEIPRLSWLNQKLAGLTAIEKAIAKYDLAIISVLLDAGAGKSWHYRETETQLIFKRSEGLAVASYHMFCQGIFSSDSNNPLQVDAQKLQSLTAEELAMGFHVTADNPLLGLEGRLKLLQKLGEVLLSLPNIFGKENSRPGNLANYLLEKVENNQIAATDVFNGVLQGFSDIWSGRLEVDGVNLGDVWFHGAVVDDGLVPFHKLSQWLTYSLLEPLQELGLEITNLDSLTGLAEYRNGGLCIDLGLIKVKNPDILSYSHSVTSEIIVEWRALTVILLDLIAAKIREQLNMNSSELPLVKVLQGGTWTAGRKIAAELRKDGVPPLQINSDGTVF from the coding sequence ATGGAAAAATCAACACGGGAAAAGATTGATTATTTGCGATCGCCCTTGGCAATCCGCGAGCGTTGCGGACAGTTATACGATTATGTAATTAAAGGTGAATCCCAGTTTTTTGCTTGCGATTCGACGCGGTTGGAAGAAGTTGCGGATTATGTAACTAAGGTGATGCAGGATGAATACCCGAATTTACAGATTCCTTTCCACAGTCGCTGGCAACATTTTACAGCAGGAGAAATACCGCGTTTATCCTGGTTGAATCAAAAGTTAGCTGGATTAACTGCTATAGAAAAAGCCATTGCTAAATATGATTTAGCAATTATTAGCGTTTTATTAGATGCCGGTGCTGGTAAAAGTTGGCATTATCGCGAAACTGAAACCCAATTAATTTTTAAACGTTCTGAAGGATTGGCTGTTGCTAGCTACCACATGTTTTGTCAGGGAATTTTTTCCAGTGACTCTAATAATCCTTTACAAGTTGATGCTCAAAAATTGCAAAGTTTGACAGCAGAAGAACTTGCTATGGGGTTTCATGTGACTGCGGATAATCCTTTGTTGGGATTAGAGGGAAGATTAAAACTATTGCAAAAGCTAGGAGAGGTTTTACTTTCGCTACCTAATATATTTGGTAAAGAAAATTCTCGTCCCGGTAATCTTGCAAATTACCTTTTAGAAAAAGTTGAGAATAATCAAATAGCCGCAACTGATGTCTTTAATGGAGTTTTACAAGGGTTTAGTGATATTTGGAGTGGACGTTTAGAAGTAGATGGAGTTAATTTAGGTGACGTATGGTTTCACGGTGCGGTTGTGGATGATGGTTTAGTTCCTTTTCATAAGCTTTCGCAATGGTTAACTTACTCTTTGTTAGAACCATTGCAAGAATTAGGATTAGAAATTACCAACTTAGATTCACTTACCGGATTAGCTGAATATCGTAATGGTGGATTATGTATTGACTTAGGACTTATTAAGGTAAAAAACCCAGATATTTTATCTTATTCTCATTCTGTAACATCAGAAATCATAGTAGAATGGCGAGCTTTAACAGTAATTCTATTAGATTTAATTGCCGCTAAAATTCGCGAACAACTGAATATGAATTCTTCAGAATTACCTTTAGTGAAAGTTTTACAAGGAGGAACTTGGACGGCAGGAAGGAAAATCGCCGCAGAATTGAGAAAAGATGGTGTCCCCCCTCTACAAATAAACAGCGATGGCACGGTATTTTAA
- a CDS encoding Calvin cycle protein CP12, giving the protein MSDIKDKIQEELQEARTVCDTSGSNSAECAAAWDAVEELQAEASHQRQSKPKNSLEKYCDENPEADECRVYDD; this is encoded by the coding sequence ATGAGCGACATCAAAGACAAAATCCAAGAAGAACTACAAGAAGCTCGCACCGTTTGCGACACTTCAGGTAGCAACTCCGCTGAGTGTGCTGCTGCTTGGGATGCAGTGGAAGAATTACAAGCTGAAGCTTCTCACCAACGGCAATCAAAGCCCAAAAATTCTTTAGAAAAGTATTGTGATGAAAATCCCGAAGCTGACGAGTGTAGAGTTTACGACGACTAG
- a CDS encoding HD domain-containing protein: protein MESKVRNFENVEQAYEFLKQLNAPPRLIRHVYLVGEAADLLIQQLNRMDVDFDEKFVRLGVAFHDAGKIIHSQELFAPGNHHESDGEKLLISKGVNPRLARCCLSHARWKTMACSLEELIIALADKLWKGKREVDLEKIVVARIAKLINQDFWEVFIELDSHFEIIASQGEERLCRSL, encoded by the coding sequence ATGGAATCAAAAGTTAGAAATTTTGAAAATGTAGAACAAGCTTACGAATTTTTAAAACAACTTAATGCTCCACCAAGGTTAATTCGTCACGTTTATTTAGTTGGTGAAGCTGCTGATTTGCTAATTCAACAGCTGAATCGGATGGATGTTGATTTTGATGAAAAATTTGTTCGTTTAGGAGTTGCATTTCACGATGCAGGTAAAATTATTCATTCTCAAGAACTTTTTGCTCCTGGGAATCACCATGAATCAGATGGAGAAAAACTTTTAATCAGTAAGGGTGTAAACCCTAGGTTAGCTAGATGCTGTCTTTCTCATGCACGGTGGAAAACGATGGCATGTTCTCTTGAAGAATTAATAATTGCTTTAGCCGATAAACTTTGGAAAGGTAAGCGAGAAGTTGATTTAGAAAAAATAGTAGTTGCAAGAATAGCAAAATTAATTAATCAAGACTTTTGGGAAGTATTTATTGAATTAGATTCTCATTTTGAAATAATTGCTTCTCAGGGTGAAGAGAGATTGTGTAGGAGTTTGTGA
- a CDS encoding DUF6745 domain-containing protein, which yields MNQEQIKKKLLAYAYVEKWRKILFNTEPINQKRVEELIKKSYQILDLAEPQIIFCQSPLEAHKYLSEIQPSISDYIHLKGDLSSLLGIKLLLKIRCYHAIYPKISTMLFFEAETFLNVTTRIYEVLEDCLESQHLWKMIDSELMASSLYDNDFYIEGLNCGCNQEVWNILKPLAEECPYILSFKDFCIVINRPIELHLDKTNCLHAEAKPAVIFADGFNIYSYHGTIIPEKYGKFQYSQWQPQWLLEESDEDLRMVLIRGIGYERLEQELPEYNCNNWEDCKTLISDILNNLYLYFSLNCLVKSYSHASNQTYEKYQKLTKTRPIQVPQEVSEISDFRGIQIAPNLIIRCFKDTVRELYCPEWMQENYITPDNCAIPIFYGIHKELYYFFGYEEEFSQEEKEFSEIWYVSEKSEPQICASSLTSLLLTIIECYQTGAYYPVINEQTGTTYLLQDKSKLENIFRKFNPDYLDVWQEICNKA from the coding sequence ATGAATCAAGAACAAATTAAAAAAAAGCTTTTAGCATATGCTTATGTTGAAAAATGGCGAAAAATACTTTTTAATACCGAACCAATTAATCAGAAAAGAGTAGAAGAATTAATTAAAAAATCTTACCAGATTCTCGATTTGGCAGAGCCTCAGATAATTTTTTGTCAAAGTCCTCTCGAAGCTCATAAGTATCTTAGTGAAATTCAACCATCAATTAGCGACTATATTCATTTGAAAGGTGATTTAAGTTCTCTACTTGGTATTAAATTATTGCTGAAAATTCGTTGTTATCATGCTATTTATCCTAAGATTAGCACAATGTTGTTTTTTGAAGCGGAAACATTTTTAAATGTAACTACCAGAATCTATGAAGTGCTTGAAGATTGCTTAGAATCTCAGCATTTATGGAAAATGATTGATTCAGAATTGATGGCTAGTAGTCTTTATGACAATGATTTTTATATAGAAGGACTAAATTGCGGTTGCAATCAAGAAGTTTGGAATATTTTAAAACCTTTAGCTGAAGAATGTCCTTATATATTATCTTTTAAAGATTTTTGTATAGTTATTAATCGACCTATTGAATTACATCTTGATAAAACAAACTGTCTCCACGCAGAAGCAAAACCAGCAGTGATTTTTGCAGATGGTTTTAATATTTATAGCTATCACGGCACCATAATACCGGAAAAATATGGCAAGTTTCAATATTCACAATGGCAACCTCAATGGCTTTTAGAAGAAAGTGACGAAGATTTAAGAATGGTACTAATTAGGGGTATTGGTTACGAAAGACTTGAGCAAGAATTACCAGAATATAATTGTAATAATTGGGAAGACTGCAAAACATTAATTTCTGATATTTTAAACAACCTCTATTTATATTTCAGTCTTAATTGTTTGGTGAAGTCTTATTCACACGCTTCAAATCAAACATATGAAAAGTATCAAAAATTAACTAAAACCCGTCCAATTCAAGTTCCCCAAGAAGTTTCTGAAATAAGTGATTTTAGAGGTATTCAAATAGCTCCTAATTTAATTATCCGCTGTTTTAAAGATACCGTTAGAGAATTGTATTGTCCTGAATGGATGCAGGAAAACTATATTACACCCGACAACTGTGCCATACCAATATTCTATGGAATTCATAAAGAATTATATTATTTTTTTGGGTATGAAGAAGAATTTTCTCAGGAAGAAAAAGAATTCTCAGAAATTTGGTATGTGAGCGAAAAATCCGAGCCTCAAATTTGTGCTAGCAGTTTAACTAGCTTACTATTAACAATCATTGAATGTTACCAAACAGGTGCTTACTATCCCGTCATCAATGAACAAACAGGAACTACTTATCTTCTGCAAGATAAAAGTAAATTAGAAAATATTTTTAGGAAATTTAACCCAGATTATCTTGATGTTTGGCAAGAGATTTGCAATAAAGCCTAG
- the trmB gene encoding tRNA (guanosine(46)-N7)-methyltransferase TrmB, with protein sequence MNRVRVRQHVNPLGIKYQTPVNAINWEKIYINTNQPLLLDIGCARGKFLFDMAQLEPECNFLGLEIREPLVEAANKTCSELGLTNLHYIFCNANNSLKPILSSLPKGILQRVTIQFPDPWFKNRHAKRRVAQPELVTELADYLAPGGIVFLQSDVKFVEQEMCERFEENPNFQRQNKEWLVENPLPVATERELFTLEKGEPVYRAVFTRV encoded by the coding sequence ATGAATCGCGTTAGAGTTCGTCAACACGTTAATCCATTAGGAATTAAGTATCAAACACCTGTAAATGCAATAAATTGGGAAAAAATTTATATAAATACGAATCAACCTTTACTTTTGGATATTGGTTGCGCTAGGGGAAAATTTTTATTTGATATGGCACAGCTAGAACCCGAATGTAATTTTCTGGGTTTGGAAATTCGCGAGCCTTTGGTAGAAGCTGCTAATAAAACATGCTCGGAATTGGGATTAACAAATTTACACTATATATTTTGCAATGCCAATAATTCGTTAAAGCCGATTTTATCTTCGTTACCGAAAGGAATTTTACAGCGGGTGACAATTCAATTTCCCGATCCTTGGTTTAAGAATCGTCATGCAAAAAGAAGAGTAGCACAGCCGGAATTAGTTACGGAATTAGCAGATTATCTTGCACCAGGGGGAATCGTATTTCTACAATCTGACGTTAAATTCGTCGAACAAGAAATGTGCGAACGTTTTGAAGAAAACCCGAATTTTCAAAGACAAAATAAAGAATGGTTGGTAGAAAATCCCTTACCTGTTGCAACGGAAAGGGAATTATTTACTTTAGAAAAAGGGGAACCAGTTTATCGGGCTGTTTTTACAAGAGTGTAG
- a CDS encoding FIST N-terminal domain-containing protein, which translates to MAEQMQWTNALSTRPSLEAAISEVVEEASRKLSTQANLGIAFISSAFTSEYSRFLPLLAEKLDVPVLIGCSAGGVVGTSSSGEAQELEDEPALSLTLACLPEVNIHPFHVVAEELPDLDSSPNAWMDLIKVPPSPTPQFILLSGNVASGINNLLKGLDFAYPGSVTVGGQASGGIANRIALFCNDKLYTEGTVGVALTGNITLDTIVAQGCRPIGEPYQISKCDRNIILEIEDKVPLVALRDLIASLNEEEKILAQNSLFVGVAMNEFKQDLQQGDFLIRNILGVDPAAGAIAVGDYLRPGQRLQFHLRDAQTSAQDLEFLLNKYQQEHALTSSPAGALMFSCLGRGKGLYGKPNFDSELFSRYVKDMPLGGFFCNGEIGPVGDNTFVHGFTSVFAIFRENQ; encoded by the coding sequence ATGGCAGAGCAAATGCAGTGGACTAACGCCTTATCAACCCGCCCTTCTCTTGAAGCAGCAATTTCTGAAGTCGTAGAAGAAGCTAGTCGGAAGTTATCAACGCAAGCAAATCTGGGAATTGCGTTCATTTCCTCTGCTTTTACCAGCGAGTATTCCCGATTTTTACCTTTACTTGCCGAGAAATTAGACGTACCCGTATTAATTGGCTGTAGTGCCGGTGGTGTGGTTGGCACAAGCAGTAGTGGAGAAGCCCAAGAACTCGAAGACGAACCAGCTTTATCCCTGACTTTGGCTTGTTTGCCAGAAGTAAATATTCATCCGTTTCATGTTGTAGCTGAAGAATTACCTGACTTAGATAGTTCTCCGAATGCTTGGATGGATTTGATTAAAGTACCGCCGAGTCCTACACCCCAATTTATTCTGCTTTCGGGCAATGTTGCGAGCGGAATTAATAATTTGTTAAAAGGTTTGGACTTTGCCTATCCCGGTTCCGTAACTGTAGGAGGGCAAGCAAGTGGTGGAATAGCAAACCGCATAGCTTTGTTTTGTAATGACAAGCTTTACACAGAAGGTACGGTGGGAGTCGCATTAACCGGCAATATCACCTTAGATACGATTGTCGCTCAAGGTTGCCGTCCAATCGGCGAACCATACCAGATTAGCAAATGCGATCGCAACATTATTTTAGAAATTGAAGACAAAGTTCCCTTAGTTGCCTTACGAGATTTAATTGCCAGCTTAAACGAAGAAGAAAAAATCTTGGCTCAAAATTCGTTATTCGTAGGTGTCGCGATGAATGAATTTAAACAAGATTTGCAGCAAGGAGACTTTTTGATTCGCAATATTTTAGGGGTAGATCCAGCTGCTGGAGCAATTGCTGTAGGAGATTATTTACGTCCAGGGCAGCGTTTACAGTTCCACCTCCGCGACGCTCAAACTTCTGCTCAAGATTTAGAATTTTTGCTCAATAAATATCAGCAAGAACATGCTTTAACTTCATCTCCGGCAGGTGCTTTAATGTTTTCCTGCTTGGGTAGAGGCAAAGGACTTTATGGCAAACCAAACTTTGATTCTGAACTATTTAGCCGCTACGTCAAAGATATGCCTTTAGGAGGATTTTTCTGCAACGGCGAAATCGGGCCGGTTGGTGACAATACTTTTGTCCACGGATTTACATCCGTCTTTGCTATATTTCGGGAAAATCAATAA
- the upp gene encoding uracil phosphoribosyltransferase, translating into MQQVNLIKHPLIQHKLTLIRKAETSTAKFRALLKEVSLLLAYEVTRDLPLKSEVIQTPIAQMNAPVLAPEKKLVIISIQRAGQGILDGMLELMPSSRVGHIGLYRDPKTLIAIEYYFKVPDDIEKRDVLVVDPMLATGHTAVAAVERLKSTNPQSIKFVCLLAAPEGIEYFCKSHPDVQIFTAAIDEKLDENGYIVPGLGDAGDRMFGTK; encoded by the coding sequence ATGCAGCAAGTAAACCTAATCAAACATCCATTAATTCAACACAAATTAACACTTATACGAAAAGCTGAAACCAGTACCGCAAAATTTCGCGCTCTCCTCAAAGAAGTAAGTTTATTACTAGCTTATGAAGTCACGCGAGACTTACCTTTAAAATCGGAAGTAATTCAAACACCGATTGCTCAAATGAATGCTCCGGTACTGGCACCAGAAAAAAAATTAGTCATTATTTCTATTCAAAGAGCCGGACAAGGTATATTAGATGGCATGTTGGAATTAATGCCATCTTCAAGAGTTGGACATATCGGACTTTATCGCGATCCAAAAACCTTAATTGCAATTGAATATTATTTCAAAGTTCCTGATGATATAGAGAAGCGAGACGTATTAGTAGTCGATCCAATGTTAGCTACCGGACATACAGCAGTAGCAGCAGTAGAACGTTTAAAATCAACTAACCCCCAATCCATAAAATTTGTTTGTTTGCTCGCTGCTCCAGAAGGTATCGAATATTTTTGTAAATCCCATCCAGACGTGCAAATATTCACCGCCGCCATTGACGAAAAATTAGATGAAAATGGTTATATAGTTCCCGGTTTAGGTGATGCTGGAGATAGAATGTTTGGAACCAAATAG
- a CDS encoding DUF3177 family protein: MNDVWFRSLVWMDYRLAVLFTVLLPLVLLIWAFVQKAEGIQRLLTIYWRVSSLLVITVYLMIGGFGVSFISSLMARILIPISLWFWIDLNDEIEYGSDGPLKFIFTSWRWATSIYCLLGALATVPFLGCAFSETALKSSDCKVWLEAPLLFKDYFHPNTNTGFLGFLGIIGLIFYVLCLAYFVIVKLGKQGRTAAPQ; encoded by the coding sequence ATGAATGATGTTTGGTTTCGCTCGTTAGTTTGGATGGACTATCGTTTGGCGGTTTTATTTACGGTTTTACTTCCATTGGTTTTACTGATTTGGGCATTTGTTCAAAAAGCTGAAGGAATCCAACGTCTGTTAACCATCTACTGGCGAGTCTCAAGTTTATTAGTAATCACTGTTTATCTAATGATTGGGGGCTTTGGAGTCAGTTTCATTTCTTCTTTAATGGCGCGTATTTTAATCCCAATTTCATTATGGTTCTGGATAGACTTGAACGATGAAATTGAATATGGTTCTGACGGACCTTTGAAATTTATTTTTACCTCTTGGCGTTGGGCTACAAGCATTTACTGTCTTTTGGGCGCATTAGCAACCGTTCCTTTCTTAGGTTGTGCTTTTTCCGAAACAGCTCTCAAGAGTTCTGACTGCAAAGTTTGGTTAGAAGCTCCATTGTTATTTAAAGACTATTTTCATCCCAATACCAATACTGGCTTCTTAGGATTTTTAGGTATTATCGGTTTGATTTTCTACGTTCTGTGTTTGGCTTACTTTGTTATCGTTAAACTTGGCAAACAAGGACGTACAGCCGCACCCCAGTAA
- a CDS encoding cation diffusion facilitator family transporter, which translates to MAMDNRAAVKRVLIITLLLNVFVMVLKVSVGVVTGSLSLIADALHSVTDSANNVLGLITNRCSSPLPDRQHPYGHQKFEAVGALGIAGFLAIACFEILQSAIERIIQGGKPVTISVPQLWLLLLVLGVNIFVAFYERRVGKRVDSPILIADAHHTMSDIWVTISVILGLIAVRLGYQWLDLVLAFPVALMVFFSGWTVIKENLPWLVDEMAIAPETINDIALKVPGVINCHDIASRGVIGRQVFIEMHLIVAARDVKTAHQITEEVESCLEEKFNPVRILIHVEPPNYKSNQISF; encoded by the coding sequence ATAGCTATGGATAATCGCGCAGCAGTTAAAAGAGTTTTAATAATTACTCTGCTGCTAAATGTATTTGTAATGGTTTTAAAAGTATCAGTAGGAGTCGTTACGGGTTCCTTGAGTTTAATCGCTGATGCTTTACATAGCGTTACGGATAGCGCAAACAATGTTTTAGGATTAATTACCAATCGATGTTCTTCTCCCTTACCCGATAGGCAACACCCCTACGGACACCAAAAATTTGAAGCTGTAGGTGCTTTAGGTATTGCTGGATTTTTAGCCATTGCTTGTTTTGAAATTCTTCAAAGTGCGATTGAAAGAATTATTCAAGGAGGTAAGCCCGTTACGATTTCAGTGCCACAGCTATGGTTATTGCTGTTAGTTTTAGGAGTAAATATTTTTGTCGCTTTTTACGAAAGACGTGTAGGTAAAAGAGTTGACAGCCCAATTTTAATTGCCGATGCCCATCATACTATGAGCGATATTTGGGTCACAATTTCTGTAATCCTCGGTTTAATTGCTGTTCGCCTAGGTTATCAATGGTTAGATTTAGTTCTAGCTTTTCCTGTTGCTTTGATGGTGTTTTTTAGTGGATGGACTGTAATTAAAGAAAACTTACCTTGGCTTGTAGATGAAATGGCGATCGCACCAGAAACTATCAACGACATTGCTTTAAAAGTTCCTGGAGTAATTAACTGCCATGACATTGCTTCTCGTGGTGTAATCGGTCGTCAAGTGTTTATTGAAATGCATTTAATTGTTGCAGCTCGGGATGTCAAAACTGCACATCAGATTACTGAAGAAGTTGAATCTTGTTTAGAAGAAAAGTTTAATCCAGTCAGAATTCTAATTCACGTAGAACCGCCTAATTATAAATCAAATCAGATTAGCTTTTAG